Proteins encoded together in one Larus michahellis chromosome 4, bLarMic1.1, whole genome shotgun sequence window:
- the RPL27A gene encoding large ribosomal subunit protein uL15 → MPSRLRKTRKLRGHVSHGHGRVGKHRKHPGGRGNAGGLHHHRINFDKYHPGYFGKVGMRHYHLKRNQKFCPTVNLDKLWTLVSEQTRLNYAKNEAGLAPVIDVVRSGYYKVLGKGKLPKQPVIVKAKFFSRRAEEKIKEVGGACVLVA, encoded by the exons ATG CCTTCCAGACTAAGGAAGACCCGGAAGCTGAGAGGGCACGTTAGCCACGGCCACGGCCGCGTTG GCAAACACAGGAAGCATCCTGGAGGGCGTGGTAATGCTGGTGGTTTGCACCATCACAGGATCAACTTTGATAAATA TCACCCTGGTTACTTTGGAAAAGTAGGCATGAGACACTATCACTTGAAGAGAAACCAAAAATTCTGTCCTACTGTCAATTTGGATAAATTATGGACGCTTGTCAGTGAACAGACAAGGCTCAATTACGCAAAAAACGAGGCTGGACTGGCCCCAGTCATTGATGTTGTGCGCTCA GGCTACTACAAAGTCTTGGGCAAGGGGAAGCTGCCCAAGCAGCCTGTAATTGTGAAAGCAAAGTTCTTCAGTAGAAGAGCAGAGGAGAAGATCAAAGAAGTTGGAGGTGCCTGTGTGCTTGTGGCATAG